In Chrysemys picta bellii isolate R12L10 unplaced genomic scaffold, ASM1138683v2 scaf9, whole genome shotgun sequence, the sequence ggttaaccctttcccagaggaatccagaagccactgataattgcaggctacatggtgacctctctctcaggttactcccccatcctggaatagaggttggtgagtcctggacgaacgccgttcagctgggaacatgctcccccttctcgtgccgaggactacatgagatgggtgtagtgggcactcccgataaaggggacagtgtgacagctgcctttcaaataggccccaggcatgggtgggccacagcacccaattcctctgcccccgcaactttctttgctgctttaacgtacaatcacaacctgctccgctgacacctctgactcctgaaagccctaatgctcctggggagcaggccatgccctgccctgccctggctgccccgggtgttacctcggagggaatcgttctagattccaatgagtggcaggtccagggaagagccttatctggggggaggctgtaccagaccccccccgacccaggcaggctcccaggtactctctgctcggggctgataaggctccttagcagtttctctccaaacaaattccagttcaagacacctgagagctccacagcagggcagcatccccagagcgcagcaggacgcgggttagggggagcagtcggtagcagcacctgcccctcgtacggcaggagcgagaagtgccagcctctctgcacagagcagcagtgttcagcctgggccagacgtgctgcggtgatgggtaagagcgggctcggagagccagagggtctgtggggcagcgctgggcccttctgctccgcactagggctgaGTGGgcatgttcagctgggattggaacccaccagcacttgtgggtgcgaatgtggggctggaacgcaacgtggggcgctcccacctcgcccggggacgactggggggaagggcagagagtcacctgggctgagaccccagctccagggagacagtcaccccggcccagccgggttaaattgcccagctgtgtgacagcccccccatccccgaggggttcccgcccccccggtatgtcacagcagggtacggtgtaccggcaagagccggtgcactgtaccagggtggcccggcttccccagggggcaatttaaaggacctagggctcccagcaggggccggagccccaggccctttaaattgccaccagacccccactgctggagctctgggatagggctgcggggctctgggggctatttaaaaagtccggggctcccgttgcctctaccgccctggccctttaaatagccactggagccccgctgcttccccagggctcccgcggctatttaaagggcaggggcggtagaagcaggggagccctgggccctttaaatagcccccagagccctgggatagcgggggacttgggggctatttaaagggccggggctccagctgcctctgctgcaccccgtccccgcaccagccccgcaccccctgctctgcccgcagccagccccgtctccagccagccctgcaccccctgtccgcagccagcccctgctgcacccctgccctacctccagccccgcccccctgccctgcttgcagccagccctgcacctcctgcccacagccagcctctgccgcaccccctgccctgtctccaggcaacccctgccgcacccccctgcggccctgcgcaaagccagccagtcccacacacccctgtctccagccagccccgcaccccttgccctgcctgcagccagaccctacctccagtgagcccctgccctgcctccagccagcccatgtccactggtgccctgcagttcccagggcagtaaccctgcacacctgcttcaatgaggggggcagggagcagctgggacccacacatgtgcacaccactagggtgaccagacagcaagtgtcaaaaatcgggacagcgggtgggggataataggatcctataagaaaaagaccccaaaatcgggactgtccctataaaatcaggacatctggtcaccctagcacacccccagggaatggcggggacccacacacgtgaaatggagctcattaataaccgatcaacagcatatatgatgcaatgtacataatatataattttattatttatatagttatgaaaagtaaataatacatggaagaaatgaaaggcttttttttacattattttttttgttagtcatccctgctggggccccgccaaaaatgttcgaattgggccccgcccttcctaaagccggccctgctggagagaacaggaggattcagtcagcaggggctgccgatccgtcccattcaccagggctgccatcctgcggcttcagcattagtggctggggtgacttggggaaaggtctcaacctccccacatcccacttcactgctgccagaatccctcctgcccccccgctacagtcccatccctacccaacctgggtggggctggaggagaggggtctgagaacttgagctgtggattggaggtggaacagctgtcaggggcactgagggggaggtggcaggagctccccgtacaaggaggggggttgccactggaggtcactaggaaggacaacaagactccatcctgggggtcaggaggggtaatccatccctcagaggtgggcaggggctgggtggaaatgctgctggttccaggggccgttaatcccccctgattcctcggaggtgtctgagtctcagacaggttctcgttcccttgcagcaggaggacgtcacggccaatgtgatgctccagctccgtatcatgcggcacttgcgccaggtgcccgaggtgctgcagggcctgtgcctctgaggccaccagcaactcctgctccctgctgcgggtactgctctggctctctgtaaatggggagctagtggaaggagaaatggagccccctggcactcacagaaagctgattacagaatgagcccgaagtgagaggcaccatatccgcccccctaaatagccagacttcagtggtgatacaccccagctggggtagcaacaggattgagaacgaggtaggaagttcagagcagcaaggaaagcctggaggggaacttgagaagagaggttggaaaagtgcagcaaagagaaaggtgcagacctagctgttgggtccagggccctgagctgctatcaatgtcagggtgggactgggttcccctaccggccccagaggaggcggcgtacacgcacctggagagggttcccaagcccagcaagggggctacaggctgagcaagtgccccagcgatggcagaaggacttctgtctgtggaaagatccctttggacttttagtgtgaggcaagctgggccccagaagggtggactaaaggtggtgacctggccggagttaccaggcagagaaactgccgtggtgctggagcgaccatggatgggggacgctagcccagcaagAGGGCTgtgacgctgctcccaatgctacactcagtttctcagaaatgagtagactttatgggcagaagagacagttagagcatctaatctaaccccctgcatatcacaggcctttctgcaccatatggggcaggcagagctctgcctgggcgcagggggaatgggatgggggtagatcaaggaaagcggggaggggaatgggtgagagggaaagagctcctgtcccagatgaaggaatttgggggcagaggaaaggaccctgctccacagagaggggagagagtttctgtgagtgccagggggctccatttccccttccactagctccccatttacagagagccagagcagtacctgcagcagagagcgggagttgccggtggcctcagaggcacaggccctgcagcgcctcggtcacctggcgcaagtgccgcatgatacggagctggcgcatcacattggccgtgacgtcctcctgctgcaagggaacgagaacctgtctgagactcagacgcctccgaggaatcaggggggattaacggcccctggaaccagcagcatttccacccagcccctgcccacctctgagggatggattccccctcctgacccccaggatggagtcttgttgtccttcctagggacctccagtggcaacccccctccttgtacagggagctcctgccacttccccctcagtgcccctgacagctgttccacctccaatccacagctcaagttctcagacccctctcctccagccccacccaggttgggtagggaggggactggagcgggggggcaagagggattctggcagcagtgaagtgggatgtggggaggttgagacctttccccaagtcaccccagccactaatgctgaagccgcaggatggcagccctggtgaatgggacggatcggcagcccctgctgactagggttaccatacgtcacgtttttcccagacatgtcctgcttttcggcaatcaaacccccgtctggggggaattgccgaaaagccaaacatgtccggcaaaatgccggccaggcacttcccctcccgcagctgctctgctccgctccttccctctcagactttaagagccgagctgcccgagccagcgctaccggcttccggcagcccccccgcctccggaccccgagcaacgggccaggcacttcccttcccgggctccagctgagctgctccgctcctcccctctcagactttaaggctctagctgcgctggggaagcgccggccgggggcgcagggtctgggggctgcccggcaaaccgtgaagccggtagcgctggggcagccctttccccatggctgggagtgggagggagcggagttagggcggggaaggagcggagttggggcggggctaggggtgaggaaatgggcggggccagggcccgtggagggtcctctttttttatttattagacatggcaaccctactgctgactgaatcctcctgttctctccagaacaggtccagccttgccagcagcaggacaagcgtcccctgcccatgtgcctcagccctgcctggtcagacgccatcacccatcagtccttggcctcccaggctgccagtgatgggagcaactctgggtggtggctcgggtgacacagacaccagaccactaggaattgggtgcggccctgtgggacaggagagtctcgcagggggcacttgggggactctcctgcccttcccaagagcgatagcaccctgtcctaagaacgtaagtctgggatgaggcaaagcttgtcattaattagcctggctaaagagctgggtggagctgctccgcggacaagctggctcgctcctgctcatggaggtgaattcatctcccttcccaggagcacctgctctccctttcattcgacaccaggctccttgtgccaggccagcgaatggccacaggatgggaatgaggcctgggccccgccccaatctcctgagtctaatgcagctgctcaccttgtcccccatcagctgctgggtttcccccaggagggagtaggtgacagggagagagacacacacacacacatttgtccttctggttgcagggcttgtgtccttccaatcccattggtggctgcacagtgggcagagtcctcgctgcgtgcccggcccaacagaattgcagggcatggtgtggaacacagaaagagatagagagactcatcctccagccggcgtcagtctgagagaaattggctggggtcccagtctcagtcttctagcgggtgccatttcccagctgggttccttacccctctggtgcagcagcagctggtagagccggtaaaccccctccctggcctgccagctgatgtccttggctgggtcactgacggaaagagccagctgtgccatgtggtgacccatcctggggaattccgctgagttctaatggacgggagagggagaggggactccatcagcattttcatgtcagctcccagtccccccccgggccaggactctccttcccctcagcccctctgcaggagatgctagagccagacccttaatttcctctgcccccaaggaagcctggagcacagggctgtgggcagggccctccatgagaacttgcttccccagctgctccaggatgacagggagccatgaacctggagcacagtccccttaaaagcccagagtcaccacttaactaggacaagaagaacttgactcaagccaggctcactctctgctctgactctgcctccccaagaggaacactcctaacccacagcccctgcagcagcagatcctacagcccgtcggagccagcccacctacccctggagtcaggaagctggggtcagaggtcacttacgtcaaactcagggagggtgatggtggatctgagcagggccgtgctgctcttaacggccctggctctctctcgcggcaccctggacacgatccagtagttaatgtgctgtggggaaaggaggcattgcactgactgccctgaccaaggacgcccactgggggcccggctaggaggactgactggaaaatggatctaagagtgaaggtaaaattgcccccacccctctcatcgggctcacctccaagatgtactggagcctgtcggtgtctggggactctgccagcaggttccccagcatggcgtccaggaggtctggcaagaccctaggcagatcctgaaagcaagggagagccatgggtcagagttagggaaactggggctacatctgccacaggatgggaagtggggtctctgggaagcactggtgagaccccaaacacatatcctggcctctctcattcacatcccactgcaggcaattagcaaggattcatggcaggatgacagctggctcttcaatccatgactttagcatgatctacctgcacttgggtggtgtccttctccatgcccagggtgaagacggcgtgcagggcagctcggaggaggtgggtctccagctctggctccagggcaggcgtcatggtgctggcaagagagaggagccgatattagactgtgcagtgcggggatgggactggcaccaacacgcaggtgaaactgcagcaaaataggcacaggctggcaagaatggaaacagaggcaccgagccagggaatgacaaggccaaggtttctcagaaagacagtggcagggcaggaatagcacctgttccctggaccctgctgcccctcctgtatctgatcctgggagtgagcctctccccaaagccgttgcaatgttactggagtgaaaagaacagcccagccaggagagagtgacctttccccgcacctctgccagaggagccacccttgggcggtgacctgggagtgggaggggcagtgactcccagccctgggcctgagcagcactggggttaggggaaccgggtcggagggtctcggtacctgaggttgcccacagcaatcagggagttagcgaggacggcgccgggtggagagttatcaggcagctcctcaatgagctcctgtgagacccaaaggagacaaaggagcgtgtgagattcgggcctcactgacacttcccagtgaggagattacacagccagggccccacacagccagcaggatcccccccacctgcctcccgctcctccgattcctgcccaatagtgaccactctccgaatttctcccgtctcttcgccccgaccatttctggtttctgcagactagatgttttagcaaagtttagaattccttggtgctcaacaccgtgaaactcccctttctccttcacaaagggttttaacgccccttatctcacccaggctctcgactgcccaaagttggagaattgtccctgttcccactgcagagcaccccccacgacacacacacagagtcctcctggtggtgggaggggaacagaggaaaggacagaagacgtaagagatgaagagaaaggagggagggatggaggaaaaggtaaaacaaaaaggacaaaccctaatgtccccagtgattctaagggacaaaatcccaggtggggaataaaattcgaccaccttaagctagtgttttccaggcctagaattcagctggtgccagatgcatcagactgaacaggttccaaacctctcggaggctcttaccttctaaacagggacgtctgttttctagtaaaatcaggaaaaagaaaagagaaaactcaaaagaggttcctcctggcgctcatgtacgtgaacctaaatactctctcagtcctcaaagagagacctcgagaaggagacttgctgaagcaaagctacaggggtctctgaggtttccctggccctgcgcccctgtcctgcctggctgatgtcagcatctctctgtgaggtcaccacctccccagcacctttgaccaataggcggaggtcctgcaaaaggcctttgtgatgtcactgccacacccactcctcccctgcagtgctaatgtcctgccacagggcagacactttggaggtttgagctacacaaagaagagacacttagatctcaaaaattagatgagatgtttcagtctgagctaagtagttgctgctcttaacaattgcaacataataaaatacaaataaaatagactatttcagccattctattatgtcataatctgatctgagtaaacatgataggacacctcatcttatgcactgctcctagtgacactctccaatagatccccatcctccacccgccagGAGGTAGGTAgaggcggattgttatccctacttgaaagagggagaagctaaggctgagaaaggagaattgacttgtcttaggtcacacagccagtccgtggcagagttaggaataggacccaagagccctgattttcaaactaaccatcggatcttgaatttcagacattgaatgacctgaataaagcgctctcaagtgagttccagaccagcaagagttcatagtaattattcagcaagtattttaggagaactggaatggtagagaaaataatgaactgcagagaagcagcaaaatttgtcgaacatatgactggttatgactatttacttggtcttagaagaaaacaacagggacctgagtctcctccctgtcaataaccccctgctcagccaatcagggtagagaccgaggggcgggaggatgagggttctcaccagagagtcaaaggatggcccaggtcaccgctggggatcactgtctgagcactatttcagccccacatttttcggtggacctcccacaatgggagttgtagagcaccccccacgacacacacccccccctcctggtggtgggaggggaagagggaaaggacaaaagaagtaagagatgaagagaaaggagggagggatggaggaaaaggtaaaagaaaaaggacaaaccttaatgtccccagagagtctaagggacaaaatcccaggtggggaataaaatttggccaccttaagctagtgttttccatgcctaaaattcagctggcgccagatgcagcagactgaacaggttccaaacctctcggaggctcttaccttctcaacagggacgtcagttttctagtgaaatcaggaaaaagaaaggagaaaactcaaaagaggttcctcctggtgctcacatacatgaacccaaatactctctcagacctcaaagagagatctcgagaaggagacttgctgaagcaaagctacaggggtctctgaggtttccctggccctgcgcccctgtcctgcctggctgatgtcagcatccctctgtgaggtcaccacctcccctgcacctttggccaataggcggaggtcctgcaaaaggcctttgtgatgtcactgccacacccacccctcccctgcagtgctaatgtcctgccacagggcagacactttggaggtttgag encodes:
- the LOC135977676 gene encoding maestro heat-like repeat-containing protein family member 1 encodes the protein MTPALEPELETHLLRAALHAVFTLGMEKDTTQVQDLPRVLPDLLDAMLGNLLAESPDTDRLQYILEHINYWIVSRVPRERARAVKSSTALLRSTITLPEFDNSAEFPRMGHHMAQLALSVSDPAKDISWQAREGVYRLYQLLLHQRGKEPSWEMAPARRLRLGPQPISLRLTPAGG